The DNA window GATTATGAAGCTTGATGATATCGCTAGAATGGCAATCAGTGAGGTTAGCGCTGAGCTTGAAAAAATAGAAGCATTGCAAAGTAAAAAGCAAGAAGAGCTTGAGCGAGAGAATTTAAAAAAAGAGCTTTTGGCTATAGAGTCTAATGAAAATGCACTAAATAACGAGCTAAAAGTTGAGGCAAATTTACAAAATGAGCAAGTATTTGAGGTAAAAGAGGAGCCAGCAAGTCCAATAAAAAGTAGAGAGATGAGCGAAGAGAAAATTTTCTTAGCAAACCTTGCTGAGCGCATAGAAGTGCTTTTTGAAGGGCTTAAACAAACTAGTGAACAAAATCTTGCTTCAAGGCTTGAGCTAACGACAAAATTTTTAGAATTTACCCTTGCAAATATCGAAAATAGACTCCAAAATCTCTCAAAATAAGCCATTAGACGGCTCAAAAAATGAGATAAAAATCAAAAATGAAATTTATAAAAATAGCGAGCTAGACTTTTTTAGGTCGCTATTTGCTCCATTTACTTCACGTGTCTATCTAGTTGGTGGCTGCGTGAGAGATGCATTCTTGGGGCGAGAAATTTATGATTATGACATCGAAGTTTATGACATCGAGCCTTTAAAATTTAATGAGCTAATGGCTAGCATAGGCGCTAGCGGTGTTGGTAAAAGCTACTTCATTTACAAATATAAAAACTACGACATTGGGCTTCCAAGAAGCGAGAGCAAAACTGGGAATTCACACAAAGACTTTGCGGTAAGCTATATTAATGATCCCAAAATGGCGAGCCTTAGGCGAGATTTCACGATAAATGCCATGATGATGAATATCTTTAATGGAGAAATTTTAGACTTTTACGGCGGGAAGCAAGATTTAGCAAAAAAGATATTAAGGCACATTGATAGTGAGAAATTTAAAGAAGACCCACTAAGGGTGCTTAGAGGAGTGCAATTTAGCTCTAGGCTTGATTTTAGTATAGCTGATGAGACGCTAGCTCTCATGAAAAGCCTTAGTTTGGAGCATCTAAGCAGAGATAGGATAAATACTGAGCTTATTAAATTTTTTCGTGCAAAGTATCTAGAAAAAGGAGCTTACTATCTTTTTGAGCTTGGACTTTTTAAAGAAATTTTTGGTATGCAAATTTCTATGGACGATGGATTTTTAAGCGATCTTAAGAGTGCTAGAGAATTTGTGGATGATGAGAGATTATTTTTATATCTTTTGTTTGGCAAATTTGAGCTTGACACAAAAGAAATTTTAGAGAAAATGCGTCTGCCAAAGAGCTACTTTTCTATCTTAAAGCAGCCTTATTTTAAGGACATGCCAAGCGATAAAGAGCTAATGCAAATTGCCATAAATATGCCCATAAAATCATGGCTTGGAGCTTATAATAAAGAGCGGATAGAGCGTGCCAAGAAGCTTGGAATTTATGAGACGAAATTTGACCCGAAAGTCGATGTGGCAGAAATTTTATCAGCTGGTTTTAAAAACGAAGAGATCGCAAAAGAGATAAAACGTAGGCAAGAGCTTGAAATTTCAAAATATCTAAGCGAGCATAAGCCTAGAAAAGATTAGTCTTTAAAACTCTTAAAAGCCCATTTTGGCTAAAATAGGCTAGTTTATAACACTTTTAAGGCAAAGAAAGCTTATGTTTAACATAGTCCTAGTCCATCCTCAGATACCGCAAAATACTGGAGCTATCGGTAGAATGTGCGTTAATGCAAATTTAAAGCTACATATCGTTAAGCCAACGGTCTTTGATCTGAGTGAAAAGGCTGTTAGACGAGCAGGACTTGACTACTGGAAAATTTTAAATCCAAAAATTTGGGATAGTTTGGAAGAATTTTTAGAAGCAAACTTAAGCCACAAGGATAGATTTTTCTTCGCTACCACAAAGACAAATAGGCTTTACTACGAGGCCGAGTTTAAGCCAGGAGATTTTATATTTTTTGGTGGCGAGAGTACTGGGCTGCCAAGAGAATTTATGGATATAAATTTTAAAAATGCCATAACCATACCAATGGGAAAAGAGGGCAGGAGCTTAAATTTAGCTATGAGTGCTGGCATTATCGCTTATGAGGCGATCAGGCAAAATATTACTGAATTTGACTTTAGGAGTGAGATTTGAGAGTAGTTTTTGCTTTGGTTTTTACCATTTTAGTGGCATTTGCGAGTGAAATTAGCATCGCAACTTATAATGTGCAAAATTTATTTGATTGCAAAGATGATGGTAGCGAGTATCTTGATTTTAAAGTAGGCGTATCAAAATGGGACTGTGAGGCGGCTGATTCAAAACTACAAAGGACAAGACAAGTCATAAATGCACTAAATACTGACATTATCGCACTTCAAGAGATCGAAAATGAGCAAGTTTTAAAAGCTCTGGTAAGTGATAGCGAGTATAAATTTGCAAGCTTTACAAAGGAGAAAAACTCGCCTGTTGGGCTTGGGCTTATTTCAAAGTTACAGCCAAGTGGCAGTGAAATTTTTAAAGTTCCAAACGTAAAGACGAGAAATATTCTAAAGGTTATTTTTGAGACAGAAGGTAAGAAATTTAGCATATTTGTAAATCACTTTCCAACTTATAAAAATGGCATAAATATGCAAAAAAAGGCTGAAAAAACGTTAAGAACAGCTCTGGGTAAAGAGAAAAACGCGATTATTTTGGGTGATTTTAACTCGCCCTTTGGACAAAAATCTATCCTAAATGACATCATTACAACGAGAAATTTTTATGATCTTTATAAAGAGCTTGAGCCAAAAGATAGATATTCTCACGCAGTACATGGCAAAAAAAGAGCGATCGATCATGTTTTACTTTCACCTAGCTTTATGGAAAATGGCGATCTAAGCTATGTTGGTGGCAGTTTTGAAGTCTTTAAACCAAGCTTTGCAGTCGATGAAAAAGGCTTTGCAAAGAGCGACCTTTACTCGGATCACTTTGCGTTAAAGTTTAAAATTTCAACTGATCCAAGCCCAGTAAAAAAGAGCTTTGTAAGTAAAATTTTTAAAAAAGATGAAAACAAAGCCAATAAAAAAATAAGCGAACAAGACTATAAGACGGCTGATGTGGATACGCTTTTTGATCACCCAGAGGCAGTGCCAGTCGTGATTGAAAAAGCGGTTGTTATCTTAAAAGATAAGTATGGCTTCATTATCTCGAAAAATCACCGTGGAATTTATGTCTATGATCCTAAAAATAGCGTTACTGTAGGCGAAGAGCTAGATATTTTAGTAAGGCGAATGAAAATTTATAAAGATGCGCTTGAAGTCAGCTCTTATGAGATCATAAATGAGCATGGCACAAAAGATATTAGCGAAAATTTACTAGATGCATCGCAATTAAGTGAAGCTAGAAGTGGCGATGTCTTTGCTAAAATTTCGGGCAGACTAGAGAGGGGCTATCTGCATACACCATACGGTAAGATCAGGGTTTATAGTAAGAAAAAGCTAAAAGATGGCGAGTATAGTTTTGAAAACGTGAGAGTTAAAATTTATAAGAGAGAAAACCAAATCGTTGTGGAGTAGAAAGTGCAAATTTTAGATATTTTTATGATCACAGCATTTGTTTTGTTTGCTATTTTTATGATAAGAGGGGTTGTTTTGCAGGCACAAGAAAAGGAGAGAGTAAGAAAAATGATAAGAGAAAAAAGAGAAAATTTTAATAAAAAGAGTGAAATATGAAAGAGTTATTACTTGAGATCGGAGTTGAAGAACTTCCAGCGATACCATTTTTAAGAGAGCTACCAAATATCAATACTAAATGGCAGGCTGTGCTTGAAAAATATAACATTGCAAGCGAGTTTAAATTTTATTACACGCCACGTCGTTTGGTCTTTTTTCATGAGAAATTTCCTAAGGCTCAGCCCGATAGCGTGGCTAGTTTCGTTGGTGCGCCAAAGCAAGTAGCACTAAAAGACGGAGCTTTCACAAAAGCAGCACTTAGCTTTGCTAGCAAATATAGCATAGATGAGAGCGAGCTTAAATTTAAAGAGATAGACGGCAAAGAGGTGCTCTACTACGAAAAAGAGGTAAAAGGCGAGCCAGTCGCTAAGATAATGGGCGATATGGTTGAGGAGTTTTTAAAGAGTCTAAATTTTGGCAAGTCTATGCGCTGGGGCAATGGTGAGTTCGAGTTTATCCGCCCGATAAGATCGTTTTTGTGTTTGCTTGGCGATGAGGTCATTAAATTTGATAAATTTGGCGTGGCAAGTGGTGACTCTACATATCCACATAGAAGCATCAGCTACGACAAGATCAAAATTTCAAATATAAAAGAATACTTTGATGGCTCAAGGGCTCGTGGTGTTGTGCTTGAAGCTGCCGAGAGAGAAAAAATAATCCTTGATGAGTTTGGAAAGATCAGTCAAAAAAGTGGGCTAAAGATCGAGATAGATAGAGAACTTCTAGCTGAAGTCGTGGCGATTACTGAGTACCCAACAGCACTTCTTGGCTCATTTGAAGGGGAATTTTTAGAGGTGCCAAGCGAGGTCATCATCACTTCGATGAAAGAAAATCAACGCTACTTCCCAGTCTTTAAAGATGGCAAGCTAGCAAACGGCTTCGTTGTCGTTAGTAACGCCATAACGCAGGACTACTCGCTCATCATCAAGGGCAACGAAAAGGTGCTAAGAGCAAGGTTAAGCGATGCGATGTTTTTTTGGCAAAGTGACTTAAAAGCTGAATTTAGCCCAGAAAAACTAAAAAATATAACTTACCTAAAAGAGCTTGGAAGTATCTACGAAAAAGAGCTTAGAGAGCTACAAGTGGCTAAAAAGCTTGCTAGCAACTATGACGAGCTACTCAAAAAAGAAGCTGGCGAGTATGGAGCCAAGCTTGAGCGAGCTGTGATGCTAAGCAAGGCTGATCTTACAACGCAGATGGTTTATGAATTTACCGAGCTTCAAGGCATCATGGGCGCTTACTATGCAAAGGCTAAAAACGAGGATGAGGACGTCGTTTTGGCTATAAAAGAACAGTATTTGCCAGACGGCGAAGAGGCGCAGTGCCCAAGTAAGGTGTTTAGCTCGGTTGTAGCGCTTTCAAATAAGCTTGATACGCTAATGGGACTCTTTAGTATCGGCAAAATCCCAAGTGGCACCAAAGACCCATACGCTCTAAGGCGTGCGGCAAATGGCGTGATAAAGATCGTTTTGGCGCATAATTTGAAATTTAACGTAAAAGAAATTTTAGAAGATATCGCAAAAGATTATAAAAAAATTGACATTGAAGTATTAATAAATTTTATCCTTGATAGGCTCTACACTTTCTTTGACGCAAACGCTTCTATCGTAAAAGCATGCATAAAAAGCGGCGAGAAAGATATCCTAGAGCTAACCAAGATGATAGAGGCACTTGCTAAAATTTCAAGTGAATCAAATTTTAGAGAGAATTTCTCGACATTTAAACGCCTTGCAAACATAATAAAAGATGATAAATTTAGCAAGGTCGATGAGAACCTTTTTGATATAGATGCTGAAAAGGCCTTAAATGACGCGTTTAAAGCGGTTGATAAGAGCCTAGCGTATGAGCCAAGGCTAAAAGCGCTATTTGCCCTAAAACCACAGATCGATGAGTTTTTTGACAAAGTTATGATAAACGTTGAAAATGAGAAAGTGCGAAATAATCGCATCGCAATCATCGGTCAAATTTATAGTGAGATATTAAAAGTAGCTGATATAAAAGAGATCAGCTTTTAAATTTACGCCAGCTTCAGGCTCTTGCCTAGGCTGGCTTTAAATTTACTTCCTAAAGATATCAAATTCTGGTTCATAAGCCTTAGTTTTTACCACAAAATATCCAAGAACTGAGCTAAATATAAAATCATGCGAAAGGCTCTCATCTTTTCTAGTTTTTAGCCTTTTTAAAAGTTCGCTATCGCTTGAAAAGACGATGGCTGGGATGTGTTTTTGCTCATCTGGAGCGATGGAATAAGGCAGACCATGTAAATATATGCCATTTTCGCCTAGGCTCTCTCAGTGATCTGAGAAAAAGAACATGGTGACTTCAAATTCATCTTTTCTTGCTTCAAGGGCGTTTATCAGCTCACTTTGTAGATAGTCCTCATATAAAATGGTGTTGTCGTAGGTGTTTGCTATCTCTTCTGGCGTGCATTTATTTAGCTCCGCAGTATCGCACGTTGGGGTAAATTCTTTAAATTTGCTTGGGTAGCCTTTGTAGTAGATAGGGCCATGCGAGCCTTGCAGGTGTAGCACGATAAAGGTGGTGGAATTTGCATCTTCGATGACCTTTTTGGCCTCATCAAATATCACTTCGTCAAAGCCTTCTGCTCGATGATCTGAAGTATGGTTTTGATCGAGATTGTCGCAAACGCCCTTGCAACCGCCGCTATTGTTGCCAAAAAAGTATGTTTTTATGCCAAGTTTATTGATGATATCAACTAAATTTTCACGAGCTTTTGCTTCACGGTTGCTAAAATTTTCTCGCTTTAAGTCTGAAAATAAGCAAGGCACACTAGTCTCTGTGGCTGTTCCACATGAGTAGAAATTCGTAAAACTTACCACACCTTTTTGCTTAGTAAATTTATTCGTATCATTTTTGGTGTAGCCATTTAGTGAGTAGTTTCTGCTTCTTTGCGTCTCGCCAACTATCAAAACCAAAATTTTCTTTTTATTATCAGCTAGTACCGCATCATCTGCTACATAAGTAAAAGGTAGTGGTTTTTGAGTGATCGATTTTACTAGCTTTATAGCTGAGTAGATGGGATAGTATGGGAGCAATGCAGTTCTTAAATTCGAATGCTCTCTAAAAAATGGTATAAAAATTTTAGACGTTAATAAAAATATGGTAGCTATCGCAACTATAGAAAATGAGATAATTTTTGCTCTTAATTTAAGCTCATTAAATGCTAGCAAAAACTAAGATAAAGACGATGGCAAATATAAGAAAAAGAGTGGATTATTTTATAAAAAGCCATAATAATAGGACTCAAATGTAAATGGCTAGAAATTTCAAATGAAAAAATAAGATTATTTTTTCTTGCCTTTGGAGTTTTTTGCTTCAGATTTTTTGACTTTTGCGTTCTCTTTTATGCTAAGTTTTTCTTTAACTTTTTGCATATCGTTAAAGCCAATACCTTGGACTTTTTCAAGTTCATCGATGCTTTTAAATTTATGGGCTTTTCTGTATTTTATAATGTTTAACGCCTGGCCTTTACTTAGCCCAAGCTCCATTAACTCGTTTTTGCTGGCTGTATTTAGATTAGCGCCATATGCAATGCTTGCAACTACCAAGCAAAGTAAAATTTTAATCTTCATCTTATCTTCCTAAAATAATAATCCATCGTTTTCTTGATCTTGTATGATGTCATTTGCAGGCGTATTTTGAGGTAGTGGCGAGTCGTTTGTGTAGTATTCGTCGCTACCTCCATAATAGCCTTTATAAACACCATCTGGCTGCTCAAATGCGCGTCTTAAAGTAGGATAAAGCTTAATGTAGCCTTCCATAAATTTCTTAAAGACAGGCGCCGCTGTCCTGCTGCCGCCCTCGACCTTTTTCATAGGACTGTTATCGTCGTTTCCGTACCAGATGATGGCCTCGATATCAGGCGAGTAGCCGCAAAACCAAGCATCGATGCTGTTGTTTGACGTGCCAGTTTTGCCAGCGATCTGGATGCCATTTACCTTTGCGTTGCGTCCGGTGCCGTTATTTACGACATTTTGAAGCAAGGTTGTCATCAAAAATGCCTGCTCAGGTTTTAGCACCTGCTTCTTTTGTGGCTCATAGTCCATCGACGCACCAAAGCTATTTTCTATATGCTTAATAAGTGTCGGCTCAACCATCTCGCCCTCATTTGGGAACATCGAGTAAAATTTTGCAAAATCAAGTGGCGAAATTCCAAAGCTACCAAGTGCGATTGATAAATTTTCAGGGATGTCGTTAAAGCCCATATCCTTAAGCTGTTTGCGAACTGAGCTAAGACCAAGATCGTTTAGTAAATTTATGGTTGCGAGGTTGCGAGACTGGGTTAAGGCTGATTTTATCGTGATGTAGCCTTGAAAGCCACCGCTATAGTTCTTTGGCGTCCACTCTTTGCCATTGCCCATGTCAAATGTCCTAGCGATATCAGCTACTTGAGAGACGACAGAGTAGCCGCTATCAAGGGCTATTTGATAGATAAATGGCTTAATGCTAGATCCTGGCTGGCGCTTGCTCTGGGTGGCGCGGTTGTAGCTACTTTTTGCGTAGTCGATGCCGCCAATTAGAGCTAAAATTTGTCCGCTTTGTGGGTGAGTGACGACGATAGCGCCATTTAGCATCTCTGGATTTGCCTTTTTATCTCTTTTTAAAATTTCATTGTAACCATATACTAGAGCGTCTTGAGCGATCTTTTGCACGTTTAGATCGACGGTGCTTTGTATCTTGTAACCGCCAGTTTTTATATCGTCAAATTTCTTTGAAGCCTCTTTTATGATCTCATCGACCACGTAAGGAGCTTTATTTCTTGTGAGCGTATCGTCAAAAACTGCTGGTTCTTCAAGCACGCCCTTGCGGTACTCATCCTCGTTTATCCAGCCGATGCTATACATCCTCTCAAGAACCCTGTTTGCACGGCTAAGCGAGAGGTCGAGGTGCTTTGTAGGATCATAGGTGCTTGGCGCTTTTGGCATGCCAACTAGCATCGCTATCTCTTTTATGCTTAGCTCATTTAGCTCTTTTCTAAAGTACCCCTCTGCAGCTGTTTTGATGCCGTAGTAGCCGTGGCCGAAATATACGTGGTTTAGGTATCTTTCAATGATGTCCTCTTTGCTAAGCTCGCTTTCAAGCTTCATAGCAAGCACAACCTCTTTTATCTTTCTTGTAAATTTCTTCTCGCGGCTTAGGGCTAGGTTTTTTATGAGCTGCTGAGTTAGCGTAGATGCGCCTTCTACCAGCTTTCTAGCTTTGATGTCCTTTATCGCCGCTCTTGCCATGGCTTCTACGTTGATACCGCCATGCTCAAAGTAGCTCGTATCTTCGATAGCCACGAGCGCTTCGATGACACGTGGTGGGATGTCGTTATACTTTACGTAAATTCTATTTTCTTCAAAGATATTTGCGATAAGCTCGTTGTTTCTATCAAAAATTTGTGTCGCAAGCTTTGGCTTGTAGTCGATGATGGTGTAAGCGTCAAATCTCACCTGCGAATAAAAGTATAAAAACGCTCCACCAAGTGCGACGGCAACTACAAAGATAAATGCCAAGATATATTTCATAAAAATGCCTTTAATATTTTTAAATTTAGCCCCATTGCCGTGCTTGTCTCGCCGTGCTGGGAGATGATGTATTTTTTATTAAAATTTTCTATCGTCATGGCTCCAGCTTTGCCTCGCCACTCGCCACTTTCTAGGTAGCTTTTTAGATCTTGCTCGCTAAATTTAGCAAATTTATATGTAGTCTTGCTCACATTTATAAGCTCAAATTCGCCTAAAAATATCATCGCCGTATAGACGCTACACTCATTGCCACTTTGTAAATTTAGCATAGCAAGTGCCTCTTTTTCGTCCTTTGCCTTGCCTAAAATTTTATCCCCACACGCCACGCAGCTATCTGCAAAGAGTAAATTTGTAAGCTTGCCATTTGCCTTTAAAAACTGCTCTTTTTTTGCTTTTACGACGTTTTGGACGTAAATTTCTGGTTTTAGGCTCTTTGCTATCATGCTCTCATCAAAGCTGCAAGAAATTTGTTTAAATTCTATCCCAGCATTTTTTAGTAAATTTGCCCTTGTTGGCGAGCTTGAAGCGAGTGTTATCATAAAAATACCTTATAGCTTATACCAAGATAAATAGCTGCTAGCGAAGCTAATAAATTTAGCGGTGTAAAATAATAAATTATAACGATCAAACTCTCGTTTAGCTCGATCATTTCATGCGATCTTAGTGCTTTTAAGGCCTTTTTGTATCTATAAAATATATAGCTTAAATTTAATAGCAAAAATAGTTCTATTGCGCATTTTGTTGCCACCATTGCACTTGCCATAGGATTTGTCAAATTTGCATCATAAAATCCAAAAATTATAACTATACTTGTTGCTATCACGCAAAGGATTAGTATGAAAATCGCAATGCCAAAGCATCTTATAATGTGAAGTAAGATGTGATAGCGCTCCTTGTCTTCAAATTTATTTTTTATAAAGTAGCTTCCAACAAGTACAAGACCGGCTTGTAGCCCCACAAAAAGAGCTACAAAGCATACATGCAAAAATAGTACTACTTGGTCAAATTTTATAAAAGCTATATCGTAATGACTCATTTTTCTAAGGCTTGCCTTGCGTACTCAAGTGAGTCTTTTATCGCATCTTCTATCATTGATGCATCTTTGCCACCGGCTGTTGCAAAGTCATCTTTACCACCGCCATTGCCACCTAGGATTTGCGCTGCAAATTTTACCCAAGCACCTGCCTTTAAAGGAGCGTTTTTAACTCCAGCTGCAAGAGAAATTTTGCCACTCTCATCAGCTTGGATTAGCAAAATAGCAGCACTTTCATGCTCATTTTTAAACTCGTCTATCAAGGTTTTTATATCTCCACCATCTACGCTTGTAACGCAAAGTTTGGTTTTATTTATATCTAAATAGACTAGCTCATGAGAATTTTTAGCATTTTTTAGCTTATCTTTTAAAACTCTTAGTTCATTTTTTAGCTTTTTGACCGCATTTAGTGGCTCGGTGCTCTTTAGCTCATCTTTTAGCTCGTCAAGCTCAGCTCTAAATGATCTTGCTAAATTTAGCGCAGCCCTTGAGCAAACGGCCTCTATACGCCTAACACCAGCACTTACGCCACTCTCTTTTATGATAAAAAATGATCCGATCTCATCTATATTTTTTACGTGTGTGCCACCGCAAAGTTCTTTGCTGACGTCGCCAAAGCTAACGACTCTTACATCATCAGCGTATTTTTCATTAAATAGTGCAATAGCTCCACTATTTTTAGCATCTTCAAGTTTCATAAGTTCTGTTTTTGAGTTAGCGCCATTTAGTATCCACTCATTTACTAGATTTTCAATCTTTGAAATTTCTTCGCTAGTAAGCGCTTTTGGATGTGAGAAGTCAAATCTTAACTTATCTGCTTCTACGCTTGAGCCAGCTTGAGCGATATGCGTGCCAAGCACGTTTCTAAGGGCTGCATGAAGCAAGTGTGTAGCGCTGTGATGACGTGCAGTTTCTGCTCTATCGCTAGAAACTTCAAGCTCTACTTCGTCGCCAACTTTTAGTGCCACGGTAGTTTTTACTAAAGATAAATTTAGTCCATGAAATTTTTGCGTATCAAGCACATTTGCTTTGCCCACTATCTTACCGCTATCACCGCACTGACCGCCACTTTGAGCGTAAAATGGAGTGACATCAAACATCACCCAGCCCTCTTTGCCAGCGTCCAGGCTATCTACATTTTTAAATTCTTCATCAAGCAGGGCTAGAATTTTACTTTTGCTTTTAAGCTCTTCGTAACCTATAAATTTATTCTCGCCAAATTTCTCAAGTAGCTCTTTAAAGTCGCCCTTCGCGCTCTTATCGCCACTGCCTTTCCAAGCAGCTTTTGCACGTGCTTTTTGCTCGCTCATAAGCTCATCAAACCTTGCTTCATCGACTTTTAAGCCTTTTTCTCTAAGCATATCAGCTGTTAGGTCAAGTGGGAAGCCAAATGTATCATAAAGCTTAAACGCAGCCTCTCCGCTAAAAATTTCTTTTGTATTTTTAAGCTCGCTCTCAAATAGCTCCAAGCCACTAGCGATTGTCGCCAAAAATCTCTCTTCTTCAAGCTTGATCTGCTCTTTTACAGCCGCTTTTTTCTCATTTAGGTATGTGTAGTGCTCGCCCATTAGCTCGCAAACTTTATCGACAAGCTTATACATAAATGGCTCTTTTATGCCTAGCAAGTATCCATGGCGGATCGCACGGCGTAAGATGCGGCGAAGCACGTAGCCACGGCCTTCTTTGTCAAATGTTGTACCTTGAGCTAGCAAAAATGTAACCGAGCGGATGTGATCGCTTATGACGCGGTAGCTAGCGCCACTTTCATAGACGTATGGCTTGCCACAAAGCTTTGCTACTTCGTTAATTAGCGGCATAAAAAGGGTGCTATCGTAGTTGCTAAATTTACCTTGCAAGATAGCAGTAACGCGCTCAAGTCCCATGCCGGTATCGATGCTTGGCTTTGGTAGTGGGCTTAGTTTGCCGTCCGCGCTTCTTTCATACTGCATGAAAACAAGATTCCAAATCTCTAAAAATCTATCGCCATCGCCACCCATGTAATCTACAGGCGTGTTAAAGTGTTCAGCCCCTTGATCGTAAAAAATTTCACTACAAGGGCCACATGGTCCAGTATCGCCCATCTGCCAGAAGTTATCATGGTCGCCAAAGCGGTAAATTCTCTCTTTTGCGATGTGAGTGCTCCAAATTTCAAACGCCTCATCGTCGCTTTCATGAACGGTTACATAAAGCTTATCTTTTGGCAGTTTTAGTACTTCTGTTACAAATTCCCAAGCGTAAGCGATCGCCTCTTTTTTGAAGTATTCACCAAAGCTAAAATTTCCTAGCATCTCAAAAAATGTGTGGTGGCGCGCTGTGTAGCCGACGTTATCTAGGTCGTTGTGCTTGCCGCCAGCTCTTATGCAGGTCTGACAGCTAGTGCGGATAGGTGGTGTTGGGCGCGGCACTTCGCCTGTGAAAATGCTCTTAAACGGCACCATGCCAGCGTTTGTGAAAAGTAGTGTTGCATCGTTTGGCACGAGTGGAGCAGAAGCTACTACTTCGTGACCTTTTGATTTAAAAAAATCAAGATATGCCTTTCTTATATCTAAATTTTGCATTTTTATCCTCGTTAGTTTTAAATTTTGCTCGATTTTAGCTAAAAATCGTTTGTAAATTTATAAAAAAATACAAAATTAATTTTTGCTTAATATATTTTATAAATTTATTTGTTTAAAAGCGATTTGCAATTAAAATAGCCTAAAAATTTATAACTAAAAGGTCTTTAGTGAAACTCAAAATTGGTATTGTTGGATACAATCTGGTTGGCAAGCGGCACTATATGGAGCTGAGGCGTTCTGACAAATTTGAAGTTTGTGGAGTTTTTGATAAAGAAAATAGAGATGATGCTTGCAGAGCTCCGTTTTTTGATGAGTTTAAGAAATTTATAGAAGTAGCCCAGCCACAAGCTGTCGTGCTTTGTTTGCCTCAACATGAGATCGTAGAGGCCTTTTGCCAGTGCGCAAAGTATTGCCAAAATATCTTGATTTCAAGACCGATATTTAAAAACGTGAGCGAGCTAAAAGAGATAAAATATGCCTCAGTGGTAAATAAAGTAAGAGTTTGCACTGGCGTTGATGAACGCTTTAATCCAACTATCGTTTCATTAAAAAAGGCGCTTTTAAAGGAAGAAGAAATTTATAGCATTTCAATTGCGCATTTTAAGCCACTTTGTGAGGGAAATATTATAAATGAGCTTTCGCTTTGCGATATAGACCTTGCGAAAAATTTAGTAGATAGTGAAATTTGCAGCTTTTTTTATACTCAAGCAAATAAAACAAATACCAAAATATGCGACAATGTTGGAATAAACATTAAAATGAAAAATCAAATTTTGGTGAGCATTACCGATTCGTTTTGTGGTTCATTAGAACGTTTTAAAATAGAAGTAAATGCCAAAGAAGGTGTTTATTTTGGCGATCTTATTGATTACAAACTTCACAGAGTAAATGAAAATGGTCAGATGAATTTAAAAACCGATCCTTTAAACAATGAAATAAAAGCCCAATATGATGCCTTTTATGATCTTTGTCAAAGCGGCGAAAGTAGCGAGCTTTCAAGCATTGATGATGCGATAAAAATTAAGGAGT is part of the Campylobacter concisus genome and encodes:
- a CDS encoding CiaD-like domain-containing protein; this encodes MVDKIMKLDDIARMAISEVSAELEKIEALQSKKQEELERENLKKELLAIESNENALNNELKVEANLQNEQVFEVKEEPASPIKSREMSEEKIFLANLAERIEVLFEGLKQTSEQNLASRLELTTKFLEFTLANIENRLQNLSK
- a CDS encoding endonuclease/exonuclease/phosphatase family protein, with amino-acid sequence MRVVFALVFTILVAFASEISIATYNVQNLFDCKDDGSEYLDFKVGVSKWDCEAADSKLQRTRQVINALNTDIIALQEIENEQVLKALVSDSEYKFASFTKEKNSPVGLGLISKLQPSGSEIFKVPNVKTRNILKVIFETEGKKFSIFVNHFPTYKNGINMQKKAEKTLRTALGKEKNAIILGDFNSPFGQKSILNDIITTRNFYDLYKELEPKDRYSHAVHGKKRAIDHVLLSPSFMENGDLSYVGGSFEVFKPSFAVDEKGFAKSDLYSDHFALKFKISTDPSPVKKSFVSKIFKKDENKANKKISEQDYKTADVDTLFDHPEAVPVVIEKAVVILKDKYGFIISKNHRGIYVYDPKNSVTVGEELDILVRRMKIYKDALEVSSYEIINEHGTKDISENLLDASQLSEARSGDVFAKISGRLERGYLHTPYGKIRVYSKKKLKDGEYSFENVRVKIYKRENQIVVE
- a CDS encoding CCA tRNA nucleotidyltransferase, which translates into the protein MQISKIDSKISQNKPLDGSKNEIKIKNEIYKNSELDFFRSLFAPFTSRVYLVGGCVRDAFLGREIYDYDIEVYDIEPLKFNELMASIGASGVGKSYFIYKYKNYDIGLPRSESKTGNSHKDFAVSYINDPKMASLRRDFTINAMMMNIFNGEILDFYGGKQDLAKKILRHIDSEKFKEDPLRVLRGVQFSSRLDFSIADETLALMKSLSLEHLSRDRINTELIKFFRAKYLEKGAYYLFELGLFKEIFGMQISMDDGFLSDLKSAREFVDDERLFLYLLFGKFELDTKEILEKMRLPKSYFSILKQPYFKDMPSDKELMQIAINMPIKSWLGAYNKERIERAKKLGIYETKFDPKVDVAEILSAGFKNEEIAKEIKRRQELEISKYLSEHKPRKD
- a CDS encoding ComEA family DNA-binding protein produces the protein MKIKILLCLVVASIAYGANLNTASKNELMELGLSKGQALNIIKYRKAHKFKSIDELEKVQGIGFNDMQKVKEKLSIKENAKVKKSEAKNSKGKKK
- the glyS gene encoding glycine--tRNA ligase subunit beta, yielding MKELLLEIGVEELPAIPFLRELPNINTKWQAVLEKYNIASEFKFYYTPRRLVFFHEKFPKAQPDSVASFVGAPKQVALKDGAFTKAALSFASKYSIDESELKFKEIDGKEVLYYEKEVKGEPVAKIMGDMVEEFLKSLNFGKSMRWGNGEFEFIRPIRSFLCLLGDEVIKFDKFGVASGDSTYPHRSISYDKIKISNIKEYFDGSRARGVVLEAAEREKIILDEFGKISQKSGLKIEIDRELLAEVVAITEYPTALLGSFEGEFLEVPSEVIITSMKENQRYFPVFKDGKLANGFVVVSNAITQDYSLIIKGNEKVLRARLSDAMFFWQSDLKAEFSPEKLKNITYLKELGSIYEKELRELQVAKKLASNYDELLKKEAGEYGAKLERAVMLSKADLTTQMVYEFTELQGIMGAYYAKAKNEDEDVVLAIKEQYLPDGEEAQCPSKVFSSVVALSNKLDTLMGLFSIGKIPSGTKDPYALRRAANGVIKIVLAHNLKFNVKEILEDIAKDYKKIDIEVLINFILDRLYTFFDANASIVKACIKSGEKDILELTKMIEALAKISSESNFRENFSTFKRLANIIKDDKFSKVDENLFDIDAEKALNDAFKAVDKSLAYEPRLKALFALKPQIDEFFDKVMINVENEKVRNNRIAIIGQIYSEILKVADIKEISF
- a CDS encoding tRNA (cytidine(34)-2'-O)-methyltransferase, translated to MFNIVLVHPQIPQNTGAIGRMCVNANLKLHIVKPTVFDLSEKAVRRAGLDYWKILNPKIWDSLEEFLEANLSHKDRFFFATTKTNRLYYEAEFKPGDFIFFGGESTGLPREFMDINFKNAITIPMGKEGRSLNLAMSAGIIAYEAIRQNITEFDFRSEI